A stretch of the Rhizobium sullae genome encodes the following:
- a CDS encoding ROK family transcriptional regulator produces the protein MPYFPEALIAPKFLRATTEGVVSPNERNLLRLIWRHPGLSRSEVTAHTDLTQQSVYRIIDQLAERGIVGFGSPKPGVGRGQPSPTLRLEGRYAYSCGISVNTDVIGLCLMDLAGNILAESSVTLREQTMAQSLDLVRERLAEQQKLKGLLPDGFFGIGFAIAGYDVGGTRYNAPLPLHEWSLIELGPLLAEFFGKPVWVHNGANTGAVAESMFGVGRYIKHFAYLSFNYGFGGGLISDGELLLGGNGNAGEFSGIYDTEESQRRPALQLLIERLNRNGIDVPSITYMRKNFNPRWPGVVEWVDEITPAYNRLVNAIWAIFDPQAIVFGGQVPSGLAQMMIDRTEMFGRPRYGVDRPRPKLIISKISSDASAMGAAIAPFRSTFY, from the coding sequence ATGCCCTATTTCCCCGAAGCGCTGATTGCCCCCAAATTTCTAAGGGCTACGACGGAAGGTGTCGTCTCACCCAACGAGCGCAATCTTTTGCGGCTTATCTGGCGCCATCCCGGGCTGTCGCGGTCGGAAGTGACGGCTCATACCGACCTCACCCAGCAATCGGTATACCGCATCATCGACCAGCTGGCGGAACGCGGCATCGTCGGCTTCGGATCTCCGAAACCTGGCGTCGGCCGTGGTCAGCCGAGCCCCACGCTGAGGCTCGAAGGCCGCTATGCCTATTCATGCGGGATATCCGTCAACACCGACGTCATCGGCCTTTGCCTGATGGATTTGGCAGGCAACATCCTGGCCGAGAGCAGCGTGACTTTGCGCGAGCAAACGATGGCGCAGTCGCTCGATCTGGTCCGTGAGCGGCTTGCCGAGCAGCAGAAACTCAAGGGGCTGTTGCCGGATGGTTTCTTCGGCATCGGTTTTGCCATTGCAGGCTACGACGTGGGCGGAACCCGCTATAATGCCCCGCTGCCGCTGCACGAATGGTCGCTGATCGAACTTGGGCCGCTGCTTGCCGAATTCTTCGGTAAGCCGGTTTGGGTACACAATGGCGCCAATACCGGTGCCGTCGCCGAATCGATGTTCGGCGTCGGTCGCTACATCAAGCACTTCGCCTATCTGAGCTTCAACTACGGCTTCGGAGGCGGATTGATCAGCGACGGAGAACTGCTGCTGGGTGGAAACGGCAATGCTGGGGAGTTCTCTGGTATATACGATACCGAAGAAAGCCAGCGCCGGCCGGCTCTGCAGTTGCTGATCGAGAGACTCAACCGCAACGGCATCGATGTTCCTTCCATCACTTACATGCGCAAGAATTTCAACCCGCGATGGCCGGGCGTCGTCGAATGGGTGGATGAGATTACTCCAGCCTACAACCGTCTTGTCAACGCAATATGGGCGATCTTCGACCCACAGGCGATCGTCTTTGGCGGACAAGTCCCCTCCGGCCTGGCCCAGATGATGATCGATCGGACCGAGATGTTTGGCCGCCCGCGCTATGGTGTGGATCGTCCACGTCCGAAGCTCATCATCTCCAAGATCAGCAGCGACGCATCGGCGATGGGAGCCGCGATTGCGCCCTTCCGGTCGACCTTTTACTAG
- a CDS encoding substrate-binding domain-containing protein, producing MATLQQVAFRAGCSLATASRVLNRNGPVSDGMVRKVRRAAAELGYRPAGLAAGKLGRRPVVGVLIPSITNPVFASSLSGIQNRMLVAGHGVLIAQSNYDPAREADAVASLLNDRPTGLILTVCDPLTSAALLPSLPPTVLLNNMPTQRFPAAVTADNRSAGCELTAFLIAMGHRRILFVSGDFTASDRARSRYDGHVDAMNESGLAPLRAVQIPFVSGYEQLDLSQAMATFSPTAIIASNDLLAFGVISALRREGFSVPHDISVAGFDGIAIGRLMDPPLTTIEMPDASMGATAASLLLDMAENAAPARHLDVAYTLRKGGTVRDLTKDPS from the coding sequence ATGGCCACGCTGCAACAGGTTGCTTTCCGGGCAGGGTGTTCGCTTGCAACTGCCAGCCGGGTCCTGAACCGCAACGGGCCGGTCAGCGATGGAATGGTGCGCAAGGTGCGCCGCGCAGCAGCAGAGCTCGGCTATCGGCCGGCGGGACTTGCCGCGGGGAAGCTCGGACGCAGACCGGTTGTCGGCGTACTTATACCGAGCATTACCAACCCGGTTTTTGCATCATCGCTTTCCGGCATTCAAAATCGCATGTTGGTCGCCGGACACGGTGTTCTGATCGCCCAATCGAATTATGATCCAGCGCGCGAGGCCGATGCCGTTGCATCTCTTCTGAATGACCGTCCAACTGGCCTGATCCTCACCGTCTGCGATCCATTGACGAGTGCAGCACTTCTGCCGTCCCTGCCGCCGACGGTTCTCCTCAATAACATGCCGACGCAACGATTTCCCGCCGCCGTCACAGCCGACAACCGCAGCGCCGGCTGTGAGCTCACCGCCTTCCTGATCGCCATGGGGCACCGGCGCATTCTCTTTGTTTCCGGAGATTTCACCGCTTCCGACAGGGCAAGATCTCGCTATGACGGTCACGTTGACGCCATGAACGAAAGCGGGCTGGCGCCGCTACGTGCAGTGCAGATCCCGTTCGTCAGCGGCTATGAGCAGCTTGACCTCAGCCAGGCGATGGCCACGTTTTCGCCGACAGCGATCATCGCCTCCAATGATCTTCTCGCCTTCGGTGTCATCAGCGCGCTTCGGCGCGAGGGCTTCTCGGTACCCCACGACATTTCCGTCGCCGGTTTCGACGGCATCGCCATCGGCCGGCTAATGGACCCGCCGCTGACGACGATCGAAATGCCGGATGCAAGCATGGGGGCGACGGCCGCCTCGCTGCTCCTCGACATGGCCGAGAACGCCGCCCCTGCCCGCCATCTCGATGTTGCCTACACGTTGCGTAAGGGCGGAACCGTGCGCGATCTAACAAAAGATCCGTCATAG
- a CDS encoding carbohydrate ABC transporter permease: MTTSALSLGRIIRLTLLSLGAIVFLAPYLFMISTAGKAQSDIFTSSLSLIPEHFNYVQNFTKALSRVPMGMLLWNGVVVCGLIFFFQVLVAIPCAYAMAKLRFRAARMMMVLVMLGLLVPIHATALPIYVAFDRVSLLNSYAALVAPFTISVFAIFMFLQFFRAMPDDLIHAARLDGMSEVGIVARVIVPNAWPAVTAFAIFSVVAHWNDLFWPLVVISKQDYATPPLGLMYFRAAEAGDDYGALMAATLTITLPLVAVFLLAQKRFVEGITMTGLKG; the protein is encoded by the coding sequence ATGACAACGAGTGCTCTTTCCCTCGGCAGAATTATCCGCCTGACGTTGCTTTCGCTTGGCGCCATTGTCTTCCTGGCGCCCTACCTCTTCATGATCTCGACCGCCGGCAAGGCGCAAAGCGATATTTTCACCTCATCTCTGTCGCTGATCCCCGAGCACTTCAACTATGTGCAGAATTTCACCAAGGCGCTGAGCCGTGTGCCGATGGGAATGCTGCTCTGGAACGGGGTCGTCGTCTGCGGGTTGATCTTCTTCTTCCAAGTGCTCGTCGCGATCCCTTGCGCCTATGCCATGGCGAAACTCCGCTTCCGCGCCGCACGGATGATGATGGTGCTCGTCATGCTCGGCCTTCTGGTCCCGATCCATGCGACCGCCTTGCCGATCTATGTCGCCTTCGACCGGGTCTCGCTGCTCAACAGCTATGCCGCGCTTGTTGCGCCCTTTACGATTTCGGTTTTCGCGATCTTCATGTTTCTGCAGTTCTTCCGCGCCATGCCGGATGATCTCATCCATGCTGCCCGGCTCGACGGCATGTCGGAAGTCGGCATCGTCGCGCGCGTCATCGTCCCGAACGCCTGGCCGGCGGTGACGGCCTTCGCGATCTTCTCGGTCGTCGCACACTGGAACGATCTCTTTTGGCCGCTGGTCGTCATTAGTAAGCAGGACTACGCGACGCCGCCGCTCGGCCTCATGTATTTCCGCGCGGCCGAGGCAGGCGACGATTACGGCGCGCTGATGGCGGCGACGCTCACCATTACCCTTCCCCTCGTTGCCGTCTTCCTGCTTGCGCAGAAGCGTTTCGTCGAGGGCATCACCATGACCGGTCTCAAAGGCTGA
- a CDS encoding carbohydrate ABC transporter permease — MSSDSNLFSNRWLPVLLVAPFMLLIAVFFYAPVFQAFYWSFFLEQPFGGGSIFVGWENFARVLSDSEFWEAAWRTIIFMVTASSLAVAVPLILAVAADRKIHMSLPARNVLVWPKGVAGASIGVVFAFIFNPFVGVLAPLNNSFPGIWAPGIDGTDAFITLVAAHVWGGIPFNFVIILAGLQSIPRTMHQAAAMDGAGPWRRIFDVQLPLIMPQLFLTLVLEFTESVTSAFALIDTITDGGPGGATTLLVYKIYVDGFSGYDLSGASTQTAILMVFVIILTAAQFLFLGRRINYER, encoded by the coding sequence ATGTCCTCGGATTCCAATCTTTTCAGCAATCGCTGGCTGCCGGTGCTCCTGGTGGCGCCTTTCATGCTGCTGATCGCCGTATTCTTCTACGCACCGGTCTTCCAGGCCTTCTACTGGTCCTTTTTCTTGGAACAGCCTTTTGGCGGCGGCTCGATATTCGTTGGCTGGGAGAATTTTGCCCGGGTGCTTTCCGATTCGGAATTCTGGGAGGCAGCTTGGCGCACCATCATTTTCATGGTGACCGCCTCGTCATTGGCCGTCGCGGTTCCATTGATCCTGGCGGTTGCCGCCGACCGGAAAATCCACATGTCACTTCCGGCCCGCAACGTGCTGGTTTGGCCGAAGGGCGTTGCCGGAGCTTCGATCGGCGTGGTTTTCGCCTTCATATTCAATCCGTTCGTCGGCGTGCTCGCGCCGCTCAACAATTCCTTTCCCGGCATCTGGGCGCCGGGCATCGATGGTACGGATGCCTTCATTACGCTTGTCGCCGCGCATGTTTGGGGCGGCATCCCGTTCAATTTCGTCATCATCCTGGCGGGATTGCAATCGATCCCGCGCACCATGCACCAGGCCGCAGCGATGGACGGGGCAGGGCCCTGGCGGCGCATCTTCGATGTGCAACTGCCTCTCATCATGCCGCAGCTTTTCCTGACGCTGGTTCTGGAATTCACCGAAAGCGTGACTTCGGCCTTCGCACTCATCGATACAATCACCGATGGCGGTCCGGGCGGAGCGACGACACTGCTCGTCTACAAGATCTATGTCGACGGCTTCAGCGGATACGATCTTTCCGGCGCCTCGACACAGACTGCGATCCTGATGGTCTTCGTCATTATCCTCACTGCCGCCCAGTTCCTATTCCTCGGCCGGCGCATCAACTATGAGCGGTGA
- a CDS encoding carbohydrate ABC transporter permease: MASVASIAMPRDPAVAHRCSEARIAWMLALPAIMLLFFFVLLPVVAVIILGFTDFELGYGQFRFVGFENYAHLITDRTFRKSLWNTSIYAAIVAPVSIFLGLAIAMLIESETTARSFFRTAYFLPVASLIVAMATVWQYMFHPTIGPLNALLSLAGLPGPNWLGSSGTVLYSLSIIGVWQSAGFNMVLFLAGLTAIPRELYAAAEVDGARSAVDRFFLVTWPMLGPTTLFVVTISITNAVKVFETVKTLTEGGPNKASEVLLFTIYQEGFVYLRVGYASAMTVVFLLILVVLMFLQYRLLDRRVHYT; the protein is encoded by the coding sequence ATGGCTAGCGTCGCCTCCATTGCCATGCCACGCGATCCGGCTGTGGCGCATCGGTGCAGCGAAGCCCGCATCGCCTGGATGCTGGCGCTGCCGGCGATCATGCTGCTTTTCTTCTTCGTGCTGCTGCCGGTCGTTGCCGTGATCATACTCGGCTTCACCGACTTCGAGCTCGGCTATGGACAGTTTCGTTTCGTCGGCTTCGAAAATTACGCGCACCTGATAACCGATCGCACCTTTCGCAAGTCGCTTTGGAACACCTCGATTTACGCGGCGATCGTCGCGCCGGTCTCGATCTTTCTCGGGCTCGCCATTGCCATGCTGATCGAAAGCGAGACGACGGCGCGCAGCTTTTTCCGTACTGCCTATTTCCTGCCGGTCGCCTCGCTGATCGTCGCGATGGCGACCGTCTGGCAATATATGTTCCATCCAACGATCGGGCCGCTCAACGCGCTGCTTTCACTTGCCGGGCTTCCCGGTCCGAACTGGCTCGGCAGTTCCGGCACGGTGCTTTACAGCCTGTCGATCATCGGCGTCTGGCAATCGGCGGGCTTCAATATGGTGCTTTTCCTGGCTGGGCTGACCGCGATCCCGCGTGAACTTTATGCCGCAGCCGAGGTGGACGGTGCCAGATCGGCAGTCGACCGTTTCTTCCTGGTCACTTGGCCGATGCTCGGCCCGACGACGCTCTTTGTTGTCACGATTAGCATCACCAATGCAGTGAAGGTCTTCGAGACGGTCAAGACACTGACCGAGGGCGGTCCGAACAAGGCCTCGGAGGTGCTGCTCTTCACCATCTACCAGGAAGGCTTCGTCTATCTGCGCGTCGGCTATGCCTCGGCGATGACGGTCGTTTTTCTCCTGATCCTCGTCGTGCTGATGTTCCTGCAGTATCGCCTTCTTGATCGCCGGGTGCATTACACATGA
- a CDS encoding ABC transporter ATP-binding protein, whose amino-acid sequence MSALSLRGITKSFGGNLILKGVSLDAGPGEFIALVGPSGCGKSTLLRILAGLDYADQGEILIGGREMSAVAAANRNIAMVFQSYALYPHLTASENIAVPLAMRRLSRVQRLPFVGSLIPGQRAIRAGIAHDAKEMAKSLKIDHLLDRKPGQMSGGQRQRVALARAMVRHPSVFLMDEPLSNLDANLRVHARGEIVELHRRAGVPTVYVTHDQAEALSMADRVAVMIGGNLLQLASPQAIYDDPAHIEVARFVGQPRINLLPAIAEAGIVTFGGIRLTLKNMTQPKARVTVAIRPEFVHISKSRHDGLPAHIERIEFLGSEVILHCRLDAIGETVIVKLSPAEAAGLATGAPVGLQLLPERAMVFAEDGPRLGSVVAAADAKREKTHG is encoded by the coding sequence ATGAGCGCGCTTTCGCTTCGCGGCATCACGAAGTCCTTCGGCGGCAATCTTATCCTCAAGGGCGTGAGCCTCGATGCCGGACCTGGCGAGTTCATTGCGCTTGTCGGTCCCTCCGGCTGCGGCAAGAGCACGCTGCTGCGCATCCTTGCCGGCCTCGACTATGCCGATCAGGGTGAGATCTTGATCGGCGGGCGCGAGATGTCGGCGGTGGCGGCGGCCAACCGCAATATCGCGATGGTTTTTCAATCCTATGCGCTCTATCCGCATCTGACGGCATCGGAAAATATCGCCGTGCCGCTTGCGATGCGCAGGCTTTCGCGGGTGCAGCGTCTACCGTTCGTGGGATCGTTGATACCTGGCCAGCGCGCGATCCGCGCAGGCATTGCCCACGATGCCAAGGAAATGGCGAAATCGTTGAAGATCGACCATCTGCTTGATCGCAAGCCGGGTCAGATGTCCGGCGGCCAGCGTCAACGCGTGGCGCTCGCCCGCGCCATGGTACGCCACCCAAGCGTCTTCCTCATGGACGAGCCGCTTTCCAACCTCGACGCCAACCTGCGCGTCCATGCCCGCGGCGAGATCGTCGAGCTGCATCGCCGGGCCGGCGTGCCGACCGTCTACGTCACGCACGACCAAGCGGAAGCTCTTTCGATGGCGGACCGTGTCGCCGTGATGATCGGCGGCAATCTCCTGCAACTCGCGAGCCCGCAGGCAATCTACGACGATCCAGCGCATATCGAGGTTGCCCGCTTCGTCGGACAGCCGCGCATCAATCTGCTGCCGGCGATCGCCGAAGCCGGCATCGTCACGTTTGGCGGCATTCGCCTGACGCTTAAAAACATGACCCAGCCGAAAGCTCGTGTCACCGTCGCCATCCGCCCGGAGTTTGTGCACATTTCAAAGAGCCGGCATGACGGGCTTCCCGCACATATCGAGCGGATCGAATTCCTGGGATCGGAGGTCATCCTCCATTGCCGGCTCGACGCGATCGGCGAGACGGTGATCGTCAAGCTTTCGCCTGCGGAGGCCGCCGGTCTTGCAACTGGCGCCCCCGTCGGCCTTCAGCTCTTGCCCGAACGAGCCATGGTTTTTGCCGAAGACGGCCCCCGCCTTGGCAGTGTCGTTGCTGCCGCGGATGCCAAGCGGGAGAAGACGCATGGCTAG
- a CDS encoding extracellular solute-binding protein, producing MKISTLAAATALMTVAHAVQAADIEFWYGNTGNVETAIKAECDAFNAAQSKHHVTCVGQGSYEVSMQKAIAAYRSHNYPVLIQFFDAGTLDLMLSDAVVPVQDILPDVKWNSYIAGARAYYETSGGKLFSQPYNASTLLFYTNKTELEKAGIAKIPTTWEEVIDAARKLKAAGHACPFVTDGDTWRVLEQFSARHGLPIASKHNGYDGLDAEYVLNTTFAAKHLTNLVEWRKEGLVKLNADTKAGNYTAAFNAGECAMMEGSSGSYAASAKAFEGKYEITVGMAPMYQGYERHNTLVGGASIYVMKGRDQSEVDGAKAFLDFLRQPEQQMALTAATGYVPVTNDVLDAIAKSGEGNSTKYATAAIGIKSMNQPRTEDSRGIRLGFYVQFREVFMEETQKAFAGEQTMQAALDRAKARGDELLRRFEKTYKGVKLP from the coding sequence ATGAAGATTTCCACTCTGGCGGCTGCGACCGCCTTGATGACGGTTGCGCATGCAGTGCAGGCGGCCGACATAGAATTCTGGTACGGCAACACGGGCAATGTCGAAACTGCCATCAAGGCCGAGTGCGACGCGTTCAATGCCGCTCAAAGCAAGCATCATGTCACCTGTGTCGGCCAGGGTAGCTACGAAGTCTCGATGCAGAAAGCGATCGCCGCCTACCGGTCCCATAACTATCCGGTGCTGATCCAGTTCTTCGATGCCGGAACGCTCGACCTGATGCTGTCGGATGCCGTCGTTCCGGTCCAGGACATTCTTCCGGACGTCAAGTGGAACAGCTATATCGCTGGCGCCCGCGCCTATTACGAAACCTCCGGAGGCAAGCTCTTCTCGCAGCCCTACAATGCCTCGACGCTACTCTTCTACACCAACAAGACGGAGCTCGAGAAAGCCGGCATCGCCAAGATCCCGACCACCTGGGAAGAGGTCATCGACGCCGCGCGCAAGCTGAAGGCCGCAGGACATGCCTGCCCTTTCGTCACCGACGGCGACACCTGGCGCGTACTGGAGCAGTTCTCCGCACGCCATGGTCTGCCGATCGCTTCGAAGCATAACGGCTACGATGGCCTCGACGCAGAATATGTCCTCAACACAACCTTTGCCGCCAAGCACCTCACCAATCTGGTTGAATGGCGCAAGGAAGGCCTGGTCAAGCTCAACGCCGATACCAAGGCCGGTAACTATACGGCAGCCTTCAACGCCGGCGAGTGCGCCATGATGGAAGGCTCCTCCGGCTCCTATGCCGCCTCCGCCAAGGCCTTCGAAGGCAAATACGAAATCACTGTCGGCATGGCGCCGATGTATCAGGGCTACGAGCGCCACAACACGCTGGTCGGCGGCGCTTCGATCTATGTCATGAAAGGTCGCGACCAATCGGAGGTCGATGGCGCCAAGGCCTTCCTCGACTTCCTTCGCCAGCCCGAGCAGCAGATGGCCCTCACCGCGGCAACCGGATATGTGCCTGTCACCAACGACGTGCTTGATGCCATCGCCAAGAGCGGCGAGGGCAACTCCACCAAATATGCGACCGCCGCGATCGGCATTAAATCGATGAACCAACCGCGCACTGAGGACAGTCGCGGCATCCGCCTTGGCTTTTATGTGCAGTTCCGCGAGGTCTTCATGGAAGAAACACAAAAGGCCTTTGCCGGCGAGCAGACCATGCAGGCCGCACTTGATCGTGCCAAGGCTCGCGGCGATGAACTGCTGCGCCGCTTTGAGAAGACTTACAAGGGCGTAAAACTGCCCTGA
- a CDS encoding ABC transporter substrate-binding protein: MKPITQLLAAAAISMAISFPANAETTLTVHYPMPGFFKDVMDTISKKFMEENPDIKIQFASPSATYEEGIQTILRQAGTSEMPDVTFVGLNRLRMLNERKVGVDLSQLVQKDGNMTEQGFSDTILKLAQVNGKQVGLAFATSNPIMYYNADLVKAAGGDPDNPPKTWDEVIALGGKIKALGNGVDGIDFRWQGDDWMFSALLFGAGGKMLNEDESKVAFNGPEGQRAVETLHRMVTEGGMPVFTKAAGEQAFAAGKVGFEFQTTGALRNTIKNVGSKFDLRTAKIPLIDPVNGRLPTGGNAVVILTQDEAKQDAAWTFAKFAAGPYGASVVVPGTGYVPNNELAAKSAEYLGDFYKQNPLFRAGLSQMPVMVPWYAFPGTNGVKVTQTIVDNLSRIVDGSAEPKDALDDAADEVQGMLPRS, encoded by the coding sequence ATGAAACCTATCACCCAGCTTCTCGCCGCAGCGGCTATATCCATGGCAATCTCGTTTCCGGCCAATGCCGAAACGACGCTGACGGTTCACTACCCGATGCCCGGCTTCTTCAAGGACGTGATGGACACGATCTCGAAGAAGTTCATGGAAGAAAATCCGGATATCAAGATCCAGTTCGCAAGCCCGTCTGCAACCTATGAAGAAGGCATCCAGACGATCCTACGCCAGGCCGGCACCAGCGAAATGCCTGATGTCACATTCGTCGGCCTCAATCGCCTGCGCATGCTGAATGAGCGCAAGGTCGGCGTCGATCTGAGCCAGCTCGTCCAGAAGGATGGGAACATGACTGAGCAGGGTTTCTCCGACACGATCCTGAAGCTCGCGCAAGTCAACGGCAAGCAAGTCGGTCTCGCTTTCGCGACCTCCAACCCGATCATGTACTACAACGCCGATCTCGTGAAGGCGGCCGGCGGCGATCCTGATAATCCGCCGAAGACCTGGGACGAAGTCATTGCGCTCGGTGGCAAGATCAAGGCGCTTGGCAACGGCGTTGACGGCATCGATTTCCGCTGGCAGGGCGACGACTGGATGTTCTCGGCTCTGCTTTTCGGCGCCGGCGGCAAGATGCTGAACGAAGACGAGAGCAAGGTGGCCTTCAACGGTCCAGAAGGCCAGAGAGCCGTCGAGACGCTGCATCGTATGGTCACGGAAGGCGGCATGCCGGTCTTCACCAAGGCTGCCGGCGAACAGGCCTTTGCCGCCGGCAAGGTCGGTTTTGAGTTCCAGACGACCGGCGCGTTGCGCAACACGATCAAGAATGTCGGCAGCAAGTTCGATCTGCGCACGGCCAAGATCCCGCTGATCGATCCGGTCAACGGGCGCCTACCGACGGGCGGCAACGCCGTCGTTATCCTCACACAGGATGAAGCAAAGCAGGACGCAGCCTGGACGTTCGCCAAGTTCGCCGCCGGCCCCTATGGGGCTTCCGTCGTCGTTCCTGGCACGGGTTATGTTCCCAACAACGAACTTGCGGCCAAGTCGGCCGAATATCTCGGCGACTTCTACAAGCAGAACCCGCTCTTCCGGGCGGGCTTGAGCCAGATGCCGGTGATGGTGCCCTGGTATGCCTTCCCGGGCACCAACGGCGTGAAGGTCACACAGACGATCGTCGACAACCTTTCGCGCATCGTCGACGGCTCTGCCGAGCCGAAGGACGCGCTCGACGACGCAGCCGACGAGGTTCAAGGCATGCTGCCGCGCAGCTAA
- a CDS encoding ABC transporter ATP-binding protein, translating to MNAIDTAIRAAAADINLAGVTKAYDPQTIVIPPIDVELKAGEFTVVLGPSGCGKSTLLQMIAGLERVSAGKIVIGGREVQDLEPKQRGCAMVFQNYALYPHMTVFENMAYSLKVAGLAKVERAERVAGVAKMLGLSDCLSRKPGQLSGGQRQRVAIGRAIVREPGVLLFDEPLSNLDAQLRHDMRVELAELHRRIGATTVFVTHDQMEAMTLADRILILNRGRIEQFDTPKAIYHHPASVFVARFIGAPPMNILPVTADGSALCLADGQVVAETPLTGSFQLGIRPEDIVTNGNGAGRILKAMLRFREDLGSHSVLAADLAGSVIRVATPFGVDTADQPELSLNFPPSRLHLFDAETGRVMADALGA from the coding sequence ATGAACGCCATCGATACGGCCATCCGCGCCGCAGCTGCCGATATCAATCTCGCAGGCGTCACCAAAGCTTATGACCCGCAGACCATCGTTATTCCGCCGATAGATGTGGAACTCAAGGCAGGTGAATTCACCGTCGTGCTCGGCCCTTCGGGCTGCGGCAAATCCACGCTTCTGCAGATGATCGCCGGGCTTGAACGGGTAAGCGCCGGGAAGATCGTCATCGGCGGCCGGGAAGTTCAGGACCTCGAGCCGAAGCAGCGCGGCTGCGCCATGGTTTTTCAGAACTACGCGCTCTATCCGCATATGACGGTGTTCGAGAACATGGCCTATAGCCTGAAAGTCGCAGGCCTGGCGAAGGTGGAGCGTGCCGAGCGGGTGGCGGGGGTCGCGAAGATGCTCGGCCTTTCCGACTGTCTCAGTCGGAAGCCGGGGCAACTATCCGGTGGCCAGCGCCAGCGCGTCGCAATCGGCCGTGCCATCGTACGCGAGCCCGGCGTACTGCTCTTCGATGAACCGCTTTCAAACCTCGATGCGCAACTCAGACACGATATGCGCGTCGAACTTGCCGAGCTGCATCGGCGTATTGGGGCTACCACCGTTTTCGTCACGCACGACCAGATGGAAGCGATGACGCTCGCCGACCGCATCCTGATCCTCAACAGGGGCCGCATCGAACAATTCGATACGCCGAAGGCTATCTACCATCATCCGGCCTCGGTCTTTGTCGCGAGATTCATCGGCGCTCCGCCAATGAACATCCTGCCGGTCACCGCCGACGGTTCCGCATTGTGCCTAGCCGACGGGCAAGTCGTGGCCGAAACCCCTTTGACCGGCAGTTTTCAGCTTGGCATTCGTCCTGAAGACATCGTCACCAACGGCAACGGCGCCGGACGGATACTCAAGGCAATGCTGCGTTTTCGCGAAGACCTCGGCTCCCATTCTGTACTGGCGGCCGATCTGGCCGGATCGGTGATCCGCGTTGCGACGCCCTTCGGCGTCGACACTGCCGACCAGCCTGAGCTCTCCCTGAATTTCCCTCCTTCCCGGCTGCATCTCTTTGATGCGGAGACAGGCCGGGTCATGGCCGATGCCCTCGGCGCTTAA
- a CDS encoding carbohydrate ABC transporter permease, with protein sequence MVENARSLNFATGLILLIGMAYILGPLYLTLTTASHSYEFMLRNGLAWYPGDQLVANMARVFTETRIPVQMLNSFLVALGNAAATCILSVLSAYALVYFRVRWAGVAFALILATIMLPLEIRVITTYQVASNVFSPLNALLDVTGLNDLIAQIAGVPLHLEWSVLNTHFGLIAPLVAHGTGTFLFRQFFRTLPADLFKAARMDGAGPIRFLFDIILPLSRTSFAALFVLTFLSGWTQYLWPLVGASTPDMQTAVVGLARLVPDAEGTVPDFPMVMAGAVIVSIIPLVMIALLQRYLVQGLVLSEK encoded by the coding sequence ATGGTCGAAAACGCGCGTTCCCTCAATTTCGCTACGGGCCTTATCCTGTTGATCGGCATGGCCTATATCTTGGGGCCGCTCTATCTGACGCTTACCACAGCCTCGCATTCTTACGAATTCATGCTGCGTAACGGACTTGCCTGGTATCCGGGCGACCAGCTTGTGGCCAATATGGCGCGCGTCTTCACTGAGACCCGAATCCCTGTCCAGATGCTCAACAGCTTTCTGGTGGCGCTCGGCAATGCTGCGGCGACCTGCATCCTGTCGGTTCTCTCTGCCTACGCGCTCGTTTATTTCCGCGTCCGATGGGCGGGTGTTGCCTTCGCGCTGATCCTTGCCACGATCATGCTGCCGCTGGAAATCCGTGTCATCACCACCTATCAGGTGGCATCGAACGTCTTTTCTCCGCTCAACGCACTGCTTGATGTCACCGGTCTCAACGATCTGATCGCACAAATCGCCGGAGTTCCTCTTCATCTCGAATGGAGCGTGCTCAACACACATTTTGGTTTGATTGCGCCACTCGTTGCGCATGGCACAGGAACCTTCCTCTTCCGGCAGTTCTTCCGCACGCTGCCTGCGGATCTGTTCAAGGCTGCACGCATGGACGGTGCAGGCCCGATCCGTTTTCTTTTCGATATCATCCTGCCTCTCTCACGCACCAGCTTTGCCGCACTTTTCGTGCTGACCTTCCTCAGCGGCTGGACGCAATATCTGTGGCCGCTCGTCGGTGCATCGACACCTGATATGCAGACTGCAGTCGTGGGGCTCGCCCGGCTTGTCCCGGACGCCGAAGGCACCGTGCCCGACTTTCCGATGGTCATGGCCGGTGCCGTGATCGTTTCCATCATTCCCCTGGTGATGATCGCGCTGTTGCAACGCTATCTCGTTCAGGGCCTCGTCCTTTCGGAGAAATAG